The genomic segment CTCGCCGAGGCGCGCCGGAAGACGCGTCTCGGGGTCCAGGTGGACCCAGAGCGCGACCGCGGCGATCCGAGCCCCGCTCCTCGGCGCGCTGACGTCGGTCCGGCGCTCGGCGACGAGGCGCCCGAACGCGCTGCACGCGGTCCGCAGCGCGATCGGCTCACCGAAGCCCGGGAAGCCTTCGACGCGCAGCCGCAGCCGGCGCACGACCCAGACCCCCTCCGACCGCATGCCGGCGTCCGTCACGTCCTCGTAGGCGACGTCCTGGAGCCAGCGGGCCACCGCGTCGAGCCGCGCGCGTCCCGACGGGTCGCAGTCGCCGAGCTCGACGCGGCGCTCGGACTCGAAGCTGCGCCCCGTGCTCGGGTAGTCGGGGATCGGCTCCGGCGCCCCGTCGGCACCGGTCTCGGCGGCTGGGCTGGACACGATTCCGATCCTAGGCGGGGCGCATCTCGCCCCGATGAAGCCGGTCCGTCGGTGACGAGACCCACCGATACCGGCGCCGAGGTGTGTCATCGTTACGAAGCTGTGAACGTGCAACTCGACGAGAAGTTCTGCGACACGGGTGAGGGCATAACCCTCTGCTACGAGGAGTTCGGCTCGCGCGAGGACCCGACCGCACTGCTGGTCATGGGCCTCGGGACGCAGATGATCGGCTGGCACGAGGACTTCTGCGCCGAGCTCGTCGACCGCGGCTTCCACGTCGTGCGCTTCGACAACCGCGACAACGGCCTCTCGACCCACCTCGACTTCAAGCCGCCGAGCCTGGTCCAGCTCGGGACGCGGCGCTTCGGCCCCGAGCAGTACGGAGTCGAGGACATGTCCGACGACGCCGCGCGGCTCGTCGAGCGCCTCGAGCTCGGCCCCGTCCACGTGATCGGCGCCTCGATGGGCGGGATGATCGCCCAGTCGCTGACCGCGCGCCGCCCGGACCTCATCAGCTCGCTGACCTCGATCATGTCCAACTCCGGGCACTTCTGGAAGGGGATGCCGGCGCTCAGCGCCTATCGCCTCTTCCTCAAGGCGGCGCCTTCGGAGCGTGAGGCTTTCGCCGACCAGATCGTCTCGCTGTATGAACTCGTCGGGTCCCAGGGGCCGCTTCAGGACCTCGACGGTGTCCGGCTGCGCGCCCAGCGCGGGTTCGATCGCAACCACGACCCCCGCGGCGTCGGCCGCCAGCTCGGAGCGATCCTCAAGAGCGGCAACAGGTCCCAGCAGCTGCGCTCGATCAGCCGGCCGACGACGGTGATCCACGGCACGGTCGACAAGCTCGTCCTGCCCTCCGGCGGCACCGAGACCGCGCGCCTGATCCCCGGCTCCGAGCTGATCCGGATCGAGAACATGGGCCATGACCTGCCGCGTGGCGCGTGGGACCGGATCTGCGACGCGATCGCGACGAACGCACGCCGCGGGGCCGAGTCGCTCGGCGAGGGTCCCTCCCCCGCGCCGCCGGCCTCGACCGCCGAGCCGGCCACCGGGCTCGCCTAGAGCCGGTCCGGCCCGGCCTGCTCAGCCGAGCAGCGACTCGCCGACGTAGCCGCCCTCACTGGCGCCTGGCGGCACCGCGAACAGCGAGCTGCCGTTCGTGACGATGTACTCGTTCAGCCGGTCTCCGGCGAGGTTCTGCTGCACACGGACGAATTGCTCGGGGTCACGCTGGAAGGAGATGAAGAAGAGGCCGGCGTCGAGCTGGCCGAGCTCCTGGTCGACGCCGTCGGAGAACGAGTAGCCACGCCGCAGGAGTCGCGCGCCGCCGTTCATCGCCGGAGAGGCGAGCCGGATGTGAGCATCGGCGGGGATCGCCGGCGTGCCGTCGGGGTTCTTGGCCGCGAGGTCGACGTCGGCGAACTCGTCGCTCTCGCCGAGCGGCGCTCCGGACATCTTCGTGCGGCCGATCGTCAGCTCCTGATCGCCGAGCGAGGCGCGGTCCCAGACCTCGAGCAGCATCCGGATCCGGCGCGCGACGAGGTAGGTGCCACCGCGAAGCCACGCCGGCGCCTCCGAGCCTGCCCAGACGAAGTCGTCCATCAACTCGGAGTCCTCGGCGCGGATGTTGTTCGTGCCGTCCTTCAACCCCATCAGGTTGCGGGGCGTGTCCTGTTCGCGCGTCGTCGTCGCGGTGCGGCCGAAGCCGAGCTGGAGGTAGCGCAGCACGGTCAGCCCGCGACCGATCCGCGTCAGGTTGTGGACCGCGTGGAAGGCGACCTGGGGGTCGTCCGAGCACGCCTGGATGCAGACGTCTCCCCCGCCACGGCGCGGCTCGAGGTCCTCGAAGGGCAGCGGCGGCAGCTCACGCAGCTCGCGCGGGCGCTGGGCGGCGAGTCCGTAGCGGTCCTCCCCGCCCGACTCGAACAGGCCGGGGCCGAATCCGAACGTGATCGTGAGCCGCGAGGGCAGCAGCCCGAGGGTCTCCCCCGTGTCGTCCGGTGGCGCGAACTCGTCGGCGTTCTCCGGGCCCGCAGGCTCGCCGGCGGTCATCCGCGCGGCGGCGTCGGTCCAGGCGCGCATCAGCTCGGCGACGCCGGCGCGGTCGGTCGCGGTCACGTCGAAGGCGCCGAAGGCGAGCCGGTCCTGGGCGGCGGTGTCGATCCCGGCCTGGTGAGTGCCGAAGAACGGCACCGTCCCGGTGCCGCTCGACGGGTCCGTGGAGCGGCCGAGCGCGTAGCCGGCGCCGCCGAGGCCGAGTCCGACCCCGGCGACGCCGGCCGCGCCGAGCAGGCGGCGACGGGTGAGCGAATGGCGGGCCTCCTCCG from the Thermoleophilia bacterium SCSIO 60948 genome contains:
- the efeB gene encoding deferrochelatase/peroxidase EfeB, which gives rise to MSDAARQARSEGGTEEARHSLTRRRLLGAAGVAGVGLGLGGAGYALGRSTDPSSGTGTVPFFGTHQAGIDTAAQDRLAFGAFDVTATDRAGVAELMRAWTDAAARMTAGEPAGPENADEFAPPDDTGETLGLLPSRLTITFGFGPGLFESGGEDRYGLAAQRPRELRELPPLPFEDLEPRRGGGDVCIQACSDDPQVAFHAVHNLTRIGRGLTVLRYLQLGFGRTATTTREQDTPRNLMGLKDGTNNIRAEDSELMDDFVWAGSEAPAWLRGGTYLVARRIRMLLEVWDRASLGDQELTIGRTKMSGAPLGESDEFADVDLAAKNPDGTPAIPADAHIRLASPAMNGGARLLRRGYSFSDGVDQELGQLDAGLFFISFQRDPEQFVRVQQNLAGDRLNEYIVTNGSSLFAVPPGASEGGYVGESLLG
- a CDS encoding alpha/beta hydrolase, which produces MQLDEKFCDTGEGITLCYEEFGSREDPTALLVMGLGTQMIGWHEDFCAELVDRGFHVVRFDNRDNGLSTHLDFKPPSLVQLGTRRFGPEQYGVEDMSDDAARLVERLELGPVHVIGASMGGMIAQSLTARRPDLISSLTSIMSNSGHFWKGMPALSAYRLFLKAAPSEREAFADQIVSLYELVGSQGPLQDLDGVRLRAQRGFDRNHDPRGVGRQLGAILKSGNRSQQLRSISRPTTVIHGTVDKLVLPSGGTETARLIPGSELIRIENMGHDLPRGAWDRICDAIATNARRGAESLGEGPSPAPPASTAEPATGLA